One genomic segment of Odocoileus virginianus isolate 20LAN1187 ecotype Illinois chromosome 33, Ovbor_1.2, whole genome shotgun sequence includes these proteins:
- the LOC110131290 gene encoding transmembrane protein 126A, which produces MEARVRLKMKNHEPDGTIIKENLIDIIARKINQLPEAERNLLENGSAYVGLNAAFCGLIANSLFRRILHVTQARRAAGLPMAVIPFLTANVSYKGFVSLPLNTGDLHCETCTITRGGLVGLVFGGLYPVFLAIPVKGGLAARYNSALLPEKGNILNYWIRISKPVFRKMLFPILLQTGFAAYLGSRQYKLLIKALRLPEPGLEIE; this is translated from the coding sequence ATGGAGGCGCGCGTAAGGCTCAAGATGAAAAATCATGAACCAGATGGTACTATCATCAAGGAGAACTTAATTGATATCATAGCCCGAAAAATTAACCAACTCCCAGAAGCAGAAAGGAATCTGCTTGAAAATGGATCAGCATATGTTGGACTTAATGCTGCTTTCTGTGGCCTAATAGCAAATAGTCTTTTTCGACGCATCTTACATGTGACACAGGCTCGCAGAGCTGCTGGCTTACCAATGGCAGTGATCCCATTTTTGACAGCAAATGTATCTTATAAAGGTTTTGTAAGTTTACCTTTGAATACAGGTGATCTGCATTGTGAAACCTGCACAATAACACGAGGTGGATTGgttggtcttgtttttggtggCCTGTACCCTGTTTTTTTGGCTATCCCTGTGAAGGGTGGCCTAGCAGCTAGGTATAATTCAGCCCTGCTACCAGAGAAAGGAAACATCTTAAATTACTGGATTAGGATTTCTAAGCCTGTCTTTAGAAAGATGTTATTTCCCATTTTGCTCCAGACTGGGTTTGCTGCATACCTTGGGTCTAGACAATATAAACTACTTATAAAGGCTCTTCGGTTACCAGAACCTGGCCTAGAAATTGAGTGA